Below is a window of Vibrio fortis DNA.
CGAGTTGAACGCAACTGGTTACATGTCTAACCGTGGCAGGCAATTGGCTGCAAGCTGTCTTGTTTACGAGCTAGGTTGTGACTGGCGTTGGGGAGCAGCTTACTTTGAAACTCAATTGGTCGATTACGATGTCGCGTCTAACTGGGGTAACTGGTCCTATATTGCTGGCATGAACGGACAACAGGCTCGCCACTTTGATCTTGATAAGCAGACTCAAATGTACGACCCACAACATGACTTTATTCGCCGATGGGTCACCACTGACAAACAGCACCAGATAGCCGAATAGGAATAGAGAATGAATTTCAAAACTGTACGCTTAATACTGGGTGATCAACTCAATATTCAACACTCTTGGTTCTCTAACCGTGATTCTAGTGTCCTGTACATCATTGCCGAGCTCCACCAAGAGACTGGCTACGTCAAACACCACAGTCAAAAAGTCGCGGCATTTTTTAGCGCAATGGCGGCTTTCGCTTCCGAACTGAAAGATGAAGGTCATGAGGTGCTGCACCTGACACTGGACGACACTCAACAGTTTCCAACACTGAATGATTTGATCGTGCACTACACGACAGAGTTTGAGGCGGAAAAGTTTGAGTACCTACGCCCTGATGAGTACAGACTGTTAAGTCAGCTAGCTCAACTCAAGCTACCGAAAGCAGTAAAACTCTGCACCTGCACCGAACATTTCCTTCTGCCATTTGACGAGATTGAGCCTCAATTCCCAGCGGGCAAGCACATCATGATGGAACATTTCTATCGTAGAATGCGCAAGCGCTTCGCAATATTGATGGACGACGGCAAACCTGTGGGCGGAAAGTGGAACTACGATGGCAACAACCGAAACAAGCTCAAGCCAAAAGATATTGAAGCGCTACCCTCGCCTTTGATGTTTGCTAACGATGTAAGCGACATTGTTGAACGCATGGAAAGGCATGTTATTGCAACCATTGGTGATATCGATAAGACGAGACTTCTATGGCCGATTAATCGTTCACAAAGCTTGTCGCTGCTCGCACACTTTTGCCATACCTGCCTGCCCTTATTTGGTCGTTTTCAAGATGCCATGACCAAAGGTCATAGTTCTCGTTGGAGCTTATACCATAGTCGTTTGTCATTCAGCTTAAACAGCAAACTCATTACTCCCCAAGAAACAATCGATGCGGCGCTTGCTGCTTACCACAGTAACGCAAACATCGATATTTCTCAGGTTGAGGGGTTCGTACGTCAAATCCTAGGTTGGCGGGAGTACATTCGAGCCGTTTATTGGGCCAATATGCCGCGCTACAAAACCATTAATCACTTTCAAGCATCACGTCCACTACCTCACTATTTTTGGGATAGTGAAACCAAAATGCAGTGTATGAAACAAGCCATCAAGCAGTCACACGAATTTGCTTATGCCCATCATATTCAGAGACTGATGGTGACTGGAAACTTCAGTTTGATCGCCGAGCTAAATCCAAACCAAGTTGATGAATGGTACCTTGGCATTTATATCGACGCTGTAGAGTGGGTTGAAATGCCGAATACACGTGGTATGGCTCTGTTTGCTGATGGTGGGATTGTTGGCACCAAGCCCTATGCTGCGAGTGGTGCTTACATCAATAAGATGAGTGATTACTGTAAGGGTTGCCACTACAACGTGAAGTCGAGAAGCGATGAAGATGCT
It encodes the following:
- a CDS encoding cryptochrome/photolyase family protein, with protein sequence MNFKTVRLILGDQLNIQHSWFSNRDSSVLYIIAELHQETGYVKHHSQKVAAFFSAMAAFASELKDEGHEVLHLTLDDTQQFPTLNDLIVHYTTEFEAEKFEYLRPDEYRLLSQLAQLKLPKAVKLCTCTEHFLLPFDEIEPQFPAGKHIMMEHFYRRMRKRFAILMDDGKPVGGKWNYDGNNRNKLKPKDIEALPSPLMFANDVSDIVERMERHVIATIGDIDKTRLLWPINRSQSLSLLAHFCHTCLPLFGRFQDAMTKGHSSRWSLYHSRLSFSLNSKLITPQETIDAALAAYHSNANIDISQVEGFVRQILGWREYIRAVYWANMPRYKTINHFQASRPLPHYFWDSETKMQCMKQAIKQSHEFAYAHHIQRLMVTGNFSLIAELNPNQVDEWYLGIYIDAVEWVEMPNTRGMALFADGGIVGTKPYAASGAYINKMSDYCKGCHYNVKSRSDEDACPFNSLYWRFMTKHREQLTRNPRMGMIYRSWDNMDEQEQEKTLKRAETYLEHLEDL